The Pontibacillus halophilus JSM 076056 = DSM 19796 genome includes a region encoding these proteins:
- a CDS encoding YheC/YheD family protein, producing MNPLRLDIPTIAITGSSGKTSTREMLTSILDLKWNVLRNTGNKNLPVHTKRIAESYNSTIDAIVLELGMGKPGAGKKHCSELQPNISVITNIGTAHYGNLGNSLQGTATNKSALIKFMKPDGLLLLNGDDQNSLLLDTSTFKGQIVKVGTKSNADYRASHIRYVPNGMKFNVELDEKREELFLPTYGHHNIENALFAIAIAHLSGFSATEIRTGLENYKVPIKRLNTYQLKHHSLLIDDTVNANPHSMHAALDVQQELAKGHKRIAVFGSMLELGDYSLESHLEVGESVMHKGVDVLLTYGRAAKSIVEGSIRAGFPPEHALHFKDREDLHRELRKRMEANTVVLVKGSSAMNMHKTVQFIKDRYIHTISIHPTVDTNTLQISSATLEHLNLEQQQVILHFGQLEKTLEVVINDELKLGEIFIPQTLSKVVTIPQLPYDYYWSGNHLHLGPVIGMIVYQRYIDDPSQQLLRFANYKALNGLIYFFFPDSLNKDKRTISGYYFNPETNSFEWSTFPFPNSIFNRIPLRLSRYKYLQEQLGDTLFNYPYGNTDKLEFWNMMHKQPRIKHHLPLTKKYTSVDSVLKALKKCNAVYLKPASMSGGNGIFHVKHLEEGYLWTDIEGNRTKITSKEQFERILRKELVKKKTYIIQKEIATFNKEGYKIDFRLYIQKDYTMKWRFSGIETKVGHKESVIANSKKRHAIIPGEEALQRYYGLTREEAVKKIDEITSTCIGMIKLMERKGHKLGDACFDLVADHDCHFFVLEPQINYAAEIKQFRDKGEREVLPAILPTPLEYAKALAGF from the coding sequence GTGAATCCTTTACGATTAGACATCCCCACGATAGCTATTACAGGAAGCTCTGGGAAAACGTCTACCAGAGAAATGCTGACTTCTATACTTGATTTGAAATGGAACGTATTAAGGAACACCGGAAATAAAAATCTTCCTGTGCACACAAAGAGAATTGCAGAGAGCTACAATTCCACCATTGATGCCATTGTATTGGAGCTAGGAATGGGTAAGCCAGGCGCCGGCAAAAAACACTGTAGTGAACTACAACCTAATATTTCAGTCATTACAAACATCGGTACAGCTCATTACGGTAATTTAGGCAATAGTTTGCAAGGGACCGCCACCAATAAATCTGCTTTAATTAAATTCATGAAGCCAGACGGACTGTTACTGTTGAATGGTGATGACCAGAACTCATTACTGCTTGATACGAGCACCTTTAAAGGACAGATTGTGAAAGTTGGAACAAAATCAAATGCTGATTACCGAGCCAGTCACATTCGGTATGTCCCAAATGGAATGAAGTTCAATGTAGAGCTAGATGAAAAACGCGAGGAACTATTTCTCCCCACATATGGACACCACAATATTGAGAACGCCTTATTTGCAATTGCCATCGCTCATCTATCTGGTTTCTCTGCTACTGAGATACGAACAGGTTTAGAGAATTATAAAGTACCGATTAAGAGATTAAACACATACCAGTTAAAGCATCATTCTCTCTTAATTGATGATACAGTTAACGCTAATCCTCATTCTATGCATGCCGCCCTTGATGTACAACAGGAATTGGCTAAGGGGCATAAGCGGATAGCGGTGTTTGGAAGCATGCTTGAATTAGGTGATTACTCTTTAGAAAGTCATCTAGAAGTTGGGGAATCGGTTATGCATAAAGGGGTGGACGTCCTTCTCACCTACGGACGCGCTGCTAAATCTATTGTAGAAGGTTCTATTCGTGCAGGGTTTCCTCCCGAACATGCGTTGCACTTTAAAGACCGGGAAGACTTGCACAGAGAATTGAGAAAGAGAATGGAGGCAAACACAGTAGTGCTTGTAAAGGGTTCAAGCGCCATGAATATGCATAAAACCGTGCAGTTTATTAAAGATCGCTACATTCACACCATTTCTATACACCCCACAGTCGATACGAACACACTACAAATAAGCTCAGCGACACTTGAGCACCTCAACCTTGAGCAACAACAAGTCATTCTTCACTTCGGTCAACTAGAAAAGACGCTAGAGGTAGTTATCAACGATGAATTGAAGCTAGGAGAAATCTTTATCCCTCAAACTCTATCTAAAGTAGTGACAATTCCACAACTTCCTTATGACTATTATTGGAGCGGCAACCACCTCCACCTAGGGCCGGTGATTGGAATGATTGTGTACCAAAGGTATATCGACGACCCTTCCCAACAGCTTCTCCGCTTCGCAAACTACAAGGCGCTTAACGGGCTTATTTATTTCTTCTTCCCAGATTCACTAAATAAGGATAAGCGAACAATTTCCGGATACTACTTCAATCCAGAAACCAACTCGTTTGAATGGAGTACCTTCCCATTCCCTAATTCAATCTTTAATCGCATCCCGTTAAGACTTTCAAGATACAAGTATTTGCAAGAACAACTAGGAGATACACTATTTAATTATCCTTATGGCAATACTGACAAGCTTGAATTCTGGAATATGATGCATAAGCAGCCTCGCATTAAGCACCATTTGCCACTGACTAAGAAATATACATCTGTAGATAGCGTATTGAAAGCACTAAAAAAATGCAATGCCGTCTATCTTAAACCAGCTTCAATGTCCGGTGGAAATGGAATCTTCCATGTTAAACATCTAGAAGAGGGATACCTATGGACAGATATCGAAGGGAACCGCACAAAAATAACATCGAAAGAGCAATTTGAGAGAATTCTTCGTAAAGAACTAGTTAAGAAGAAGACCTATATTATTCAAAAGGAAATTGCTACCTTTAACAAGGAAGGGTATAAGATTGATTTTCGTCTTTATATCCAGAAGGATTATACAATGAAGTGGAGATTCTCTGGAATTGAAACGAAAGTCGGTCACAAAGAAAGCGTAATCGCCAATTCTAAGAAACGACATGCCATTATCCCGGGAGAAGAAGCACTCCAACGTTACTACGGTTTAACCCGTGAAGAGGCAGTAAAGAAGATTGATGAAATCACGTCGACCTGTATAGGGATGATCAAACTCATGGAACGAAAAGGGCATAAGCTAGGAGATGCCTGTTTCGACCTCGTAGCTGATCATGATTGTCATTTCTTTGTCTTAGAACCCCAGATTAACTACGCCGCAGAAATCAAACAATTCAGAGATAAAGGCGAACGAGAGGTTCTGCCCGCTATCCTTCCAACTCCGCTTGAATACGCCAAGGCATTAGCAGGATTTTAA
- a CDS encoding M48 family metallopeptidase: MSIHQIEYGNKRIVFEVERKNVKNVNLNIKPDMSVIVSANERVPLDFIEGLVKKKAPWILKHVREFAKVQPERKSEREYVSGESYKYLGKQYRLRVKQVDEKSDEGVKYFRGFIHLYVQNPNDVVKKKRLIDEWYKKRADRIFHESLEKVHSKISKYEIGKPMLQIRSMKARWGSALVDSDIIQINSELIKAPKTCIDYVILHELIHFKYNDHSNKFYEMLYALMPDWESRKEILDEDIVKEL, encoded by the coding sequence ATGAGTATACACCAAATTGAATATGGTAATAAAAGAATTGTTTTTGAAGTTGAACGGAAGAATGTTAAAAATGTCAACTTAAACATTAAGCCAGATATGTCTGTAATAGTATCTGCAAATGAAAGAGTTCCACTCGATTTTATAGAAGGTCTGGTTAAAAAAAAAGCACCGTGGATTTTAAAGCACGTAAGGGAATTTGCTAAAGTGCAACCAGAAAGAAAAAGTGAACGCGAATATGTGAGCGGTGAGTCTTACAAATATCTTGGCAAACAGTATCGATTGCGTGTGAAGCAAGTGGATGAAAAAAGTGATGAGGGCGTTAAGTATTTTAGGGGATTTATCCATTTATATGTTCAAAACCCTAATGATGTAGTTAAAAAAAAGCGCCTTATTGATGAGTGGTACAAAAAACGTGCAGATAGGATATTTCATGAATCTTTGGAAAAGGTTCATTCCAAGATTAGTAAGTATGAAATTGGGAAGCCTATGTTACAAATACGTTCGATGAAGGCTCGTTGGGGCTCTGCATTAGTTGATTCAGATATCATACAAATAAATTCTGAATTGATTAAGGCACCAAAGACTTGTATAGATTATGTTATTTTACATGAGCTTATCCATTTTAAATATAATGATCATAGTAATAAATTCTATGAGATGTTGTATGCTTTGATGCCTGACTGGGAGTCCAGAAAAGAAATATTAGATGAAGATATAGTTAAAGAGCTTTAG